In the genome of Flammeovirga agarivorans, the window TATCAATACTAAGATAGTATTCTTGATAAATAGATTAGATTTGATAGACTTCTCCTTTTTCTTAAAAGGGAGAAGTTTCTTTTTTATTGGAAATCATTAAGAAGGAGGATTATAGAGGAATAACGGAATTTGGTATCTTTACTTCGAATATTAAATCAGACTCTGTCAATCGATTCTATACTAAGCTAAATGAAACCTAACCAACGAATTAAATTATCGGACCTTGCGTCTATGCTCAATTTGAGCACATCAACCATATCTAGGGCTTTAAACGATCACCCTAGAATTCCTACAGAAACAAAAAAGAAGGTAAAGGCTTTGGCCAAAGACCTATCGTATCATCCGAATCCTTTTGCGAAAGGTTTACTTCAGAAACAGACAAAAACCATCGGTGTCCTTATACCCACTTTCGGAGATGTCTTTTTTTCTAAAACACTGGAAAGTATAGAGGAAGAGCTTTTCGTTAGAGGCTATAAAATGATTATTGTCCGGTCTGGTAAAACAGCTGAACAGGAAAAAAAAGCCTGTTGGGAACTGGCAAAAAGTCATGTGGATGGAATAATTGCTGCCATAAGTTTTGATCATGAAAACATCTCTTTTATCAATGATATTAATGATGAAGGGATTCCTATGTTGTTCTTAGATAGAGTATTAGAATCTGTAGATGCCAACTTTGTGATATCCGACGACTACATAGGTGCGTTTAATGCTGTTAAGCATCTTATAGCCTCTGGAAGAAAAAATATCATACATCTAGAAGGTCCAGAAGAAGTATCAACAGCTTTTTTCCGAAGGCAGGGGTATGAAGAAGCCCTAAGAAGTGAAGGAATACCGATTCAAGAAAATTATATCATTCAGTGTAAATCAGAAAAGGTGGTAAAAGATAAATTAATAGCATTGGAACATCATTATGATGCTGTTTTCTGCTTTAATGATTATTACGCTTTTGAATACCTTGAATTTGCACA includes:
- a CDS encoding LacI family DNA-binding transcriptional regulator, with protein sequence MKPNQRIKLSDLASMLNLSTSTISRALNDHPRIPTETKKKVKALAKDLSYHPNPFAKGLLQKQTKTIGVLIPTFGDVFFSKTLESIEEELFVRGYKMIIVRSGKTAEQEKKACWELAKSHVDGIIAAISFDHENISFINDINDEGIPMLFLDRVLESVDANFVISDDYIGAFNAVKHLIASGRKNIIHLEGPEEVSTAFFRRQGYEEALRSEGIPIQENYIIQCKSEKVVKDKLIALEHHYDAVFCFNDYYAFEYLEFAQQRNIPVPIEVAVIGFSDAPMCQYTTPKLSSVDQSSGDMGKSAVDLLLNEISCLKNKKPIEYQTIKTKTSLVLRESC